A window of the Cystobacter fuscus genome harbors these coding sequences:
- a CDS encoding catalase family protein, with translation MTHYIRYTDSVEVRQADEDALIQKIVASMGRVNRAHFERHRHAQRDAHAKSHGVLVGTLTVLDGLPEHLRQGVFAEPRSYPIVVRFSSAPGDLQSDRIATQRGMAIKMLGVEGNKVLPEHRDEKTQDWLLVNHPVIPFGDVAAYWKVQRFAESRGSASEFSKQLTSTLARGAHKVLGLAGVHNETVKALAVRNTHPLGETFHSMAALRFGDHIAKLSAAPLSPELRRLTGRELDIDDPSSGVRDLVTAFFDSHPAEYELRAQLCTDLERMPVEDASVEWPERLSPHQPIARISLPRQDAYSPARRVYADDVLSFNPWHCIEAHRPLGSIMRVRRTAYEASSRFRHEMNVRPRVEPRDLSDIPA, from the coding sequence TGGAGGTCCGCCAGGCGGACGAGGACGCGCTGATCCAGAAGATCGTCGCGTCGATGGGACGGGTGAACCGCGCTCACTTCGAGCGCCACCGCCATGCCCAGCGCGACGCGCACGCCAAGAGCCATGGGGTGCTCGTTGGCACGTTGACCGTGCTCGACGGTCTGCCAGAGCACCTGCGCCAGGGCGTCTTCGCCGAGCCGCGCAGCTACCCCATCGTGGTGCGCTTCTCCTCGGCGCCGGGAGACCTGCAGAGCGATCGCATCGCGACCCAGCGGGGCATGGCCATCAAGATGCTGGGGGTGGAGGGGAACAAGGTCCTGCCGGAGCACCGGGACGAGAAGACCCAGGACTGGCTGCTGGTCAATCATCCGGTCATCCCGTTCGGGGATGTCGCCGCCTACTGGAAGGTCCAGCGGTTCGCCGAGAGCCGTGGCTCCGCTTCCGAGTTCTCCAAGCAGCTCACCTCCACGCTCGCGCGGGGTGCCCACAAGGTGCTGGGGCTGGCCGGCGTCCACAACGAGACGGTGAAGGCGCTGGCGGTGCGCAACACCCATCCGTTGGGGGAGACGTTCCACAGCATGGCCGCGCTGCGCTTCGGGGACCACATCGCGAAGCTCAGCGCCGCCCCCTTGTCCCCGGAGCTCCGGCGGCTCACGGGCAGGGAACTCGACATCGATGATCCGTCCTCGGGCGTGCGCGACCTCGTCACCGCCTTCTTCGACTCGCACCCGGCGGAGTACGAATTGAGGGCCCAGCTCTGCACGGACCTGGAGCGCATGCCGGTGGAGGACGCCTCGGTCGAGTGGCCCGAGCGCCTGTCGCCCCACCAGCCCATCGCGAGGATCTCCCTGCCTCGTCAGGACGCCTACAGCCCCGCGCGCCGCGTCTACGCCGATGACGTGCTGTCCTTCAACCCCTGGCATTGCATCGAGGCGCATCGCCCCCTGGGCTCCATCATGCGCGTGCGGCGCACGGCCTATGAGGCGTCCTCCCGCTTCCGGCACGAGATGAACGTGCGCCCGCGCGTGGAGCCCCGGGACCTCTCGGACATTCC